One window of Solwaraspora sp. WMMA2056 genomic DNA carries:
- the manD gene encoding D-mannonate dehydratase ManD — MRIVDARVIVTCPGRNFVTLKIVTDDGVTGVGDATLNGRELAVASYLRDHVVPTLIGRDAARIEDTWQYLYRGAYWRRGPVTMSAIAAVDTALWDIKGKVAGLPVYQLLGGRCRDGVTVYGHANAETVPEVLAEVARYVDLGYRAVRVQTAVPGLPATYGVGKDRMFYEPADAAIPTETTWSTERYLVHTPQVFAAVRDEFGPHLKLLHDVHHRLTPIEAARLGKDLEPYRLTWLEDPVPAELQEGFRLIRQHTTTPIAVGEVFNSIFDCQQLIKEQLIDYVRTTVVRAGGISHLRRIFDLAALHHVRSGSHGATDLSPVCMSAALHVDLSIPNFGLQEYMRHTEATDEVFPHSYHYADGYLHPGEEPGLGVDIDEEAAARYPYAPASLPVNRLTDGSMHNW; from the coding sequence ATGCGGATCGTCGATGCCCGGGTGATCGTGACCTGCCCGGGACGTAACTTCGTCACGTTGAAGATCGTCACCGACGACGGGGTGACCGGCGTCGGCGACGCCACCCTCAACGGCCGCGAACTGGCCGTCGCCAGCTACCTGCGCGACCACGTGGTGCCGACCCTGATCGGGCGCGACGCGGCCCGCATCGAGGACACCTGGCAGTACCTGTACCGGGGGGCGTACTGGCGGCGCGGTCCGGTCACGATGAGCGCGATTGCTGCCGTCGACACCGCACTGTGGGACATCAAGGGCAAGGTCGCCGGACTACCGGTCTACCAGTTGCTCGGCGGCCGCTGCCGCGACGGCGTCACCGTCTACGGCCACGCCAATGCCGAAACCGTCCCGGAGGTGCTCGCCGAGGTGGCCCGCTACGTCGACCTCGGCTACCGGGCCGTCCGGGTGCAGACCGCCGTACCCGGCCTGCCAGCGACGTACGGGGTCGGCAAGGACCGGATGTTCTACGAGCCCGCCGACGCGGCGATCCCCACCGAGACCACCTGGTCCACCGAACGCTACCTGGTGCACACCCCGCAGGTCTTCGCGGCGGTCCGCGACGAGTTCGGCCCGCACCTGAAACTGCTGCACGACGTCCACCACCGACTGACCCCGATCGAGGCCGCCCGCCTCGGTAAGGACCTGGAGCCGTACCGGCTGACCTGGCTGGAGGACCCGGTCCCCGCCGAGTTGCAGGAGGGCTTCCGGCTGATCCGTCAGCACACCACCACCCCGATCGCGGTCGGCGAGGTCTTCAACTCCATCTTCGACTGCCAGCAGCTGATCAAAGAACAGCTCATCGACTATGTACGGACCACGGTGGTGCGTGCCGGCGGGATCAGCCACCTGCGGCGGATCTTCGACCTGGCCGCGCTGCACCACGTCCGCAGCGGTTCGCACGGCGCCACCGACCTGTCGCCGGTCTGCATGTCCGCCGCGCTGCACGTCGACCTGAGCATCCCCAACTTCGGCCTGCAGGAGTACATGCGGCACACCGAGGCCACCGACGAGGTCTTCCCGCACTCGTACCACTACGCCGACGGCTACCTGCACCCCGGCGAGGAACCCGGGCTCGGCGTCGACATCGACGAGGAGGCGGCTGCGCGCTACCCGTACGCGCCGGCGTCGCTGCCGGTCAACCGCCTCACCGACGGGTCGATGCACAACTGGTGA
- a CDS encoding GNAT family N-acetyltransferase: MAAVLTVRAATAADVEPLGELLAQACVVDPVVAWLINDHALRYLTMHQFFTAELEFGVRHGIVDVVGHCDGVAIWYPHPADRLLGAEHQRRRLRSCGDRHGPYAHYTFTAGRLEPTGPHHHLAFLAAAPWLRRQGIGSTLLAAHHARLDRIGMPAVVEASSVRQRAFYEHHGYRVVRVAHLPAGGPPLWAMRRSGDPVGQPPMAAALRVG; this comes from the coding sequence GTGGCGGCCGTGCTGACCGTACGGGCCGCGACGGCCGCCGATGTGGAGCCGTTGGGGGAGTTGTTGGCGCAGGCGTGTGTGGTGGATCCGGTGGTGGCGTGGCTGATCAATGATCACGCGCTGCGGTATCTGACGATGCACCAGTTCTTCACCGCCGAGCTGGAGTTCGGCGTACGGCACGGGATCGTCGATGTGGTCGGGCACTGCGACGGGGTGGCGATCTGGTATCCGCACCCGGCGGACCGGCTGCTGGGTGCGGAGCATCAGCGGCGCCGGTTGCGGTCCTGCGGTGACCGGCACGGACCGTACGCGCACTACACGTTCACCGCCGGCCGCCTCGAACCGACCGGCCCGCACCACCACCTGGCGTTCCTGGCGGCGGCACCCTGGCTGAGACGCCAAGGGATCGGGTCGACGCTGCTGGCCGCGCATCATGCCCGGCTCGACCGGATCGGGATGCCGGCGGTGGTCGAGGCGAGCAGCGTACGGCAGCGGGCGTTCTACGAACACCACGGCTACCGCGTCGTACGGGTCGCGCACCTGCCGGCGGGCGGGCCGCCGTTGTGGGCGATGCGCCGCTCCGGCGACCCGGTCGGCCAACCGCCGATGGCCGCAGCACTGCGCGTCGGCTGA
- a CDS encoding M48 family metallopeptidase: MNFFERQRQVRRVSARLVALFIVAVVGIVAVVDLAAVLVFDAASMPPAQLAGLLVVTSLATVAVIGLAALVRTVTLRGGGGRVARELGGVPVPPDTTDPQLRRLRNVVEEIAIASSVPVPEIYLLPREEGINAFAAGWSTSDAAIAVTRGTLERLNRDELQGVIAHEFSHVVNGDMRLNIRLMGLLFGILFLAVIGRGLLRTGFVSGGRSRGDNKGGNPLPLLGLAMVAAGYVGVLVGRLIKASVSRQREYLADASAVQFTRQTAGLAGALKKIGGLPSGSALASPKSEEVGHMLFGSGSRMSALFATHPPIVDRIRALEPSFDPAELSALARRWAAAPPSGLAEDRALGLTGGTLNGTPGGAPNGPGGTPDGPAGAALPADDARVPMDPAQVVDRIGAPPASAYQHAADLLARIPPELAEQARHPDTVGPLILGLLMSADPQVRTGQHAAVAARYGAALADAAWQAGARTAGLHPMLRLPLAEIAFPALAQRSPADRDALADAMATLIRADGRISVFEYCLSRLVGDELRESLRPSSRSGHGRRTLRASQPAVQTLLSVLAQAGHPDPAAAQQAFAAGAAHALPQASARFTPPAGGVLELESVWPVLDELRPAEKSRLVAAAVAVIGHDGVMTVPEVELLRTICLILHSPLPPLPVPA; the protein is encoded by the coding sequence ATGAACTTCTTCGAACGCCAACGCCAGGTCCGCCGGGTCTCCGCCCGGCTGGTCGCACTGTTCATCGTCGCTGTGGTGGGCATCGTCGCCGTGGTCGACCTGGCCGCGGTGCTCGTCTTCGACGCCGCGTCGATGCCACCGGCCCAGCTCGCCGGCCTGCTGGTCGTGACCAGCCTGGCGACCGTCGCGGTGATCGGCCTGGCGGCGCTGGTGCGCACCGTCACGCTGCGCGGCGGCGGCGGGCGGGTCGCCCGGGAACTCGGCGGCGTGCCGGTGCCACCGGACACCACCGATCCGCAGCTGCGCCGCCTGCGCAACGTGGTGGAGGAGATCGCCATCGCGTCGAGCGTGCCGGTGCCGGAGATCTACCTGCTGCCGCGTGAGGAGGGGATCAACGCGTTCGCCGCCGGCTGGTCGACCTCCGACGCGGCCATCGCGGTCACCCGGGGCACCCTGGAACGGCTCAACCGCGACGAACTGCAGGGCGTCATCGCCCACGAGTTCAGCCACGTGGTCAACGGCGACATGCGGCTGAACATCCGGTTGATGGGGCTGCTGTTCGGCATCCTGTTCCTGGCGGTGATCGGGCGCGGGCTGCTACGCACCGGATTCGTCAGCGGCGGCCGCTCCCGCGGCGACAACAAGGGCGGCAACCCGCTGCCGCTGCTCGGGCTCGCCATGGTCGCCGCCGGGTACGTCGGTGTGCTGGTCGGCCGGCTGATCAAGGCGTCGGTGTCGCGGCAGCGCGAGTATCTCGCCGACGCCTCGGCGGTGCAGTTCACCCGGCAGACCGCCGGGCTCGCCGGCGCGCTGAAGAAGATCGGCGGGCTGCCGTCCGGGTCGGCGCTGGCCAGCCCGAAGTCCGAAGAGGTCGGCCACATGCTCTTCGGCTCCGGATCCCGGATGTCGGCGCTGTTCGCCACCCACCCGCCGATCGTCGACCGGATCCGGGCGTTGGAGCCGAGCTTCGACCCGGCCGAGTTGTCGGCGTTGGCGCGGCGCTGGGCCGCCGCACCGCCGTCCGGGCTGGCCGAGGACCGGGCGCTCGGGCTGACCGGCGGCACACTCAACGGCACCCCCGGCGGTGCACCCAACGGCCCCGGCGGCACACCCGACGGCCCCGCCGGTGCCGCGTTGCCCGCCGACGACGCCCGGGTGCCGATGGACCCGGCCCAGGTGGTCGACCGGATCGGCGCACCGCCGGCGAGCGCCTACCAGCACGCCGCCGACCTGCTCGCCCGGATCCCGCCGGAGCTGGCTGAGCAGGCCCGCCACCCGGACACGGTGGGGCCGTTGATCCTCGGCCTGCTGATGTCGGCCGACCCGCAGGTCCGCACCGGCCAGCACGCCGCCGTCGCCGCGCGGTACGGCGCCGCGCTCGCCGACGCCGCCTGGCAGGCCGGTGCGCGCACCGCCGGCCTGCACCCGATGCTGCGGCTGCCGCTGGCGGAGATCGCCTTTCCCGCGCTGGCGCAGCGGTCACCGGCCGACCGCGACGCGCTCGCCGACGCGATGGCCACCCTGATCCGGGCCGACGGGCGGATCAGCGTCTTCGAATACTGCCTGTCCCGGCTCGTCGGCGACGAGCTGCGCGAATCGCTGCGGCCATCGTCGCGGTCGGGCCACGGACGCCGTACGCTGCGCGCCAGCCAACCGGCCGTGCAGACGCTGCTCAGCGTGCTCGCCCAGGCCGGGCACCCGGATCCGGCCGCCGCGCAGCAGGCCTTCGCCGCCGGTGCCGCGCACGCCCTGCCCCAGGCATCCGCCCGGTTCACCCCGCCTGCGGGCGGCGTACTGGAGCTGGAATCGGTCTGGCCGGTCCTCGACGAGCTGCGCCCGGCGGAGAAGTCCCGGCTGGTGGCGGCGGCGGTCGCGGTGATCGGCCACGACGGGGTGATGACCGTGCCGGAGGTCGAGTTGCTACGGACGATCTGCCTGATCCTGCACAGCCCGCTCCCCCCGCTGCCGGTGCCGGCCTGA
- a CDS encoding helix-turn-helix transcriptional regulator, with protein sequence MRRDADAANALVITREAEGSEGLVSGSEYLISELRRVRESMGLTQESWGERVHFSAKHVGSIERGERPALPNYLGMVDKVFGTTFMKFYREFVVGEQDPVWFREFVDYEARASMIRLFQPLVVPGLLQTEAYARALLASYDVVGPQQDAAIATRLGRQEILNREPEPCRLVAVLDENVLHREVGDADVMREQLNALAVAATRPNVIIHVVPTATGAYPGLDGPFAIATVEARGVGYAEGRLGGKVVESPDDVAELDRDWECIRAHTHSSRQTRELIVRMAEKWT encoded by the coding sequence GTGCGGCGGGACGCCGATGCCGCCAACGCATTGGTCATCACGAGGGAAGCCGAGGGAAGTGAAGGGCTTGTGAGCGGTAGCGAGTATCTGATATCGGAGCTACGTCGAGTGCGTGAGTCGATGGGCCTTACCCAGGAGTCGTGGGGCGAGCGGGTCCACTTCTCCGCAAAGCACGTCGGCTCGATCGAACGCGGCGAGCGACCTGCCCTGCCCAACTACCTGGGCATGGTGGACAAGGTGTTCGGCACCACGTTCATGAAGTTCTACCGAGAGTTCGTTGTCGGTGAACAGGACCCGGTCTGGTTTCGCGAGTTTGTGGACTATGAAGCTCGCGCCAGCATGATTCGGCTGTTCCAACCACTCGTGGTGCCGGGCCTGCTGCAGACGGAAGCGTACGCCCGAGCGTTGCTCGCCTCGTACGATGTCGTCGGTCCTCAACAGGATGCGGCTATCGCTACCCGGCTGGGCCGCCAGGAGATTCTCAACCGGGAGCCGGAGCCATGCCGCTTGGTGGCAGTGCTTGACGAGAACGTCCTGCACCGGGAGGTCGGCGATGCCGATGTGATGCGGGAGCAGCTGAACGCGCTTGCTGTGGCTGCGACCCGACCAAACGTGATCATCCATGTGGTGCCGACCGCCACCGGGGCCTACCCTGGTCTCGACGGCCCGTTCGCTATCGCCACTGTGGAAGCGAGAGGGGTCGGATACGCGGAGGGTCGGCTGGGAGGCAAGGTAGTCGAGTCACCAGACGACGTCGCGGAGCTTGATCGGGACTGGGAGTGCATCCGCGCGCATACTCATTCGAGCCGGCAAACCAGGGAACTAATCGTGAGGATGGCCGAGAAGTGGACATGA
- a CDS encoding LemA family protein: MELVIGLFCLISIIVVAFGGYAVMVYNGLVTARNAYRNGFAQIDVQLTRRHDLIPNLVEVAKGYMKHEREALEAVIAARSGAVQAQGAATGKPGDPAAMQQLAGAENMLTQSLGRLFALSEAYPDLKANQNMMQLTEELTSTENRVAFARQAYNDAVMTYNNKRERFPGSIVANMFSFGPAALFEVDDPQQRQAPQVNF; this comes from the coding sequence ATGGAACTTGTCATCGGACTTTTCTGCCTGATTTCCATCATCGTGGTGGCTTTCGGCGGGTACGCCGTGATGGTGTACAACGGCCTGGTCACCGCGCGGAACGCGTACCGCAACGGGTTCGCCCAGATCGACGTCCAGCTGACCCGGCGCCACGACCTCATCCCCAACCTGGTCGAGGTCGCCAAGGGGTACATGAAGCATGAACGCGAGGCGCTCGAAGCAGTGATCGCCGCCCGCAGCGGCGCGGTCCAGGCGCAGGGCGCCGCCACCGGTAAACCGGGCGATCCGGCCGCCATGCAGCAGCTCGCCGGCGCGGAGAACATGCTGACCCAGAGCCTGGGCCGGCTCTTCGCCCTCTCCGAGGCGTACCCCGACCTCAAGGCCAACCAGAACATGATGCAGTTGACCGAGGAGCTGACCTCCACGGAGAACCGGGTCGCCTTCGCCCGGCAGGCGTACAACGACGCGGTCATGACGTACAACAACAAGCGGGAACGCTTCCCCGGCAGCATCGTGGCGAACATGTTCTCCTTCGGCCCGGCCGCCCTGTTCGAGGTCGACGACCCGCAGCAGCGGCAGGCTCCCCAGGTGAACTTCTGA
- a CDS encoding DUF397 domain-containing protein: MSGANWHKSTRSDTTACLEVADNIPGRVYVRDTKDRDGGTLAFTPAVWRSFITNVPTKH; the protein is encoded by the coding sequence ATGAGCGGTGCCAACTGGCACAAGTCAACCCGATCCGACACCACGGCTTGCCTAGAGGTGGCGGACAACATCCCAGGCCGGGTGTACGTGCGGGACACGAAGGACCGCGATGGCGGCACCCTTGCCTTCACGCCGGCCGTCTGGCGGTCGTTCATCACCAACGTACCCACCAAACACTGA